The DNA sequence GCTTCTCCAACACCGGCACAGGCGCGCTACGGTGCGAGGCTCCGAACAGCAGGACACTCACCGCAGGTCACTCCGCTGACATCTCACTGTCCAGCTCCCTTGCTTTTGGTGAGGCTCGAACTTCATGCACGGTAGCCCGAAAATGGCCACTGGGCAAAATCCAAACAGCCTGTTATCGGTCACGTTTCAGGTCCGCCCGCAGCCGGGGCTCGTCCACTTCCCAATAGCTGTGCTCCTGACCGTCGAGCAGCACCACCGGAAGCCGGTCGCCAAACTCCGCGCGCAACGACGAATCTGTGATCGCGGCCTCATCCACATCGGTGACGGTGAGCGGGATCCCGAACTCGTCGGCAACGGCCGCCAATTCACGCTGCGCCCGTTCGCAGGCGGAGCACCCTGGGCGCGTCAGCAGCGTTAGAGACGTCATATACCAATTCTGCCACCGGGTCCCCCGAGCTCCCGCCACCCTCAGTAGGGTTAAACGGCATTCGGAAACGGCGGACAGGAAGGGCGGTTAGGCCGGCTATGACCAGCCCCCAGATCAACGGCGAGCCCCCTGCCGAAGGCGCCGCTGAGCAGCAGCAGCTGCTCGCCGAGGCGTTCGCCGAAGATGTCGCACGCGCCGCATCCTTCGCCGAGGCGGACGCCGCCGTCGACG is a window from the Mycobacteroides salmoniphilum genome containing:
- a CDS encoding glutaredoxin family protein → MTSLTLLTRPGCSACERAQRELAAVADEFGIPLTVTDVDEAAITDSSLRAEFGDRLPVVLLDGQEHSYWEVDEPRLRADLKRDR